A window of the Desulfobacula toluolica Tol2 genome harbors these coding sequences:
- the recD gene encoding exodeoxyribonuclease V subunit alpha — translation MILTVDPHDLVQTWTDRGWLRPLDRAFVMFLGRQEKDASALVLIGAALAGHQLGRGHVCLDLSAALADPDATLSLPPEGETGELMPPKPSQILYNITQAQWEESLGASSLVGTDTAATPLVLNSGRLYLRRYWHYTRRVAEEILFRVGQTFPVPDNLENRLDKLFAPLRTPMETQKKQVHWQSIAAAVAATSAFSVISGGPGTGKTTTVVQLLGLLQGLAMEKNKVLRIRLAAPTGKAAARLTESISKAMDRLPKEIGAKMPTKVSTLHRLLGSRPDSRNFIHNRHNPLHVDLLVVDEASMIDLEMMDALLGALPSTARLILLGDKDQLASVEAGSVLGDLCANAANPCYRAETVNWIQQSTGFDVSAFSGPGSDLDQQIVVLRKSHRFGEQSGIGALARSVNQGDKKRVVDVWNQSFPDIVHLMINTCDDKGFRHLVLDGNPNAFAPKKDQDRPNGYRAYLESMAQGPGKWESETAWLWAVLDNFNRFQVLTPLRKGSRGVEGLNTMIANILYQSGLIRSTRGWYPGRPVLVTRNDYSLGLMNGDIGIVLLVMDEHNPSIRGLRVVFPMADGSLKRVLPSRLGEVETVYAMTVHKSQGSEFDHTALVLPDTMSPVLTRELVYTGITRARSWFTLVGAHDNILSSAVGQRTHRASGLGDLIR, via the coding sequence ATGATACTGACTGTTGACCCCCATGATCTGGTTCAAACCTGGACTGACCGAGGCTGGCTGAGGCCTTTGGATCGTGCCTTTGTTATGTTTCTGGGCCGACAGGAGAAAGACGCTTCCGCCCTGGTGCTGATCGGAGCGGCTCTTGCAGGCCACCAGCTGGGCAGGGGCCATGTTTGCCTGGATCTGAGTGCCGCCCTGGCTGATCCTGATGCCACCTTGTCCCTTCCTCCCGAGGGGGAGACAGGGGAGTTAATGCCGCCAAAACCCTCCCAGATTCTTTACAATATCACGCAAGCTCAATGGGAAGAGAGCCTTGGTGCTTCATCCCTTGTGGGAACGGACACCGCTGCCACCCCTTTGGTACTGAATTCGGGCCGTCTTTATCTTCGCAGGTACTGGCATTATACCAGGAGGGTGGCCGAAGAAATTTTGTTTCGTGTCGGTCAAACATTTCCAGTGCCGGACAATCTTGAAAATCGCCTTGATAAACTTTTTGCTCCGTTGAGAACACCCATGGAAACACAAAAAAAACAAGTACACTGGCAGAGCATTGCAGCAGCCGTAGCCGCAACCAGTGCATTCAGCGTGATTTCCGGGGGGCCGGGCACGGGCAAGACAACCACTGTGGTTCAATTGCTGGGGCTTTTGCAGGGCCTGGCCATGGAAAAAAACAAAGTCTTGAGAATTCGTCTTGCCGCGCCCACGGGCAAGGCTGCAGCACGCTTGACCGAGTCCATCAGCAAGGCCATGGACCGTCTGCCAAAAGAGATCGGGGCAAAGATGCCCACCAAGGTATCAACTCTTCACCGGCTGCTGGGTTCACGTCCCGATTCCCGCAATTTTATTCACAACCGGCACAATCCACTCCATGTGGATCTTTTGGTGGTGGACGAGGCCTCCATGATCGACCTTGAGATGATGGACGCCCTGCTTGGGGCGCTGCCGTCAACGGCAAGGCTGATTCTTCTTGGCGACAAAGATCAGCTGGCATCGGTGGAGGCAGGATCTGTGCTGGGGGATCTGTGCGCAAATGCTGCCAATCCCTGTTACAGGGCTGAAACCGTAAATTGGATACAGCAGTCAACCGGCTTTGATGTGTCGGCATTTTCCGGTCCTGGCAGCGATCTTGACCAGCAGATCGTGGTATTGAGAAAAAGCCATAGGTTTGGTGAACAAAGCGGAATCGGCGCACTTGCCCGATCCGTTAATCAAGGCGATAAAAAGCGGGTGGTTGATGTCTGGAACCAGAGCTTTCCCGATATTGTTCATCTTATGATCAACACTTGTGATGATAAAGGGTTCCGGCATCTTGTACTTGATGGTAATCCCAATGCATTTGCCCCAAAAAAGGATCAGGACAGGCCAAACGGTTACCGCGCCTATCTTGAGAGCATGGCCCAAGGTCCGGGAAAATGGGAATCCGAGACTGCCTGGCTTTGGGCAGTACTGGACAATTTCAATCGATTTCAGGTGTTGACTCCACTTCGAAAAGGCAGCCGGGGCGTTGAAGGTCTGAATACAATGATCGCCAATATTCTTTACCAATCAGGATTGATCCGCTCAACCCGGGGGTGGTATCCGGGCCGTCCTGTCCTGGTGACCCGTAACGACTACAGCCTCGGGCTGATGAACGGGGATATAGGCATTGTGCTTCTTGTGATGGACGAACACAATCCATCAATCCGGGGATTAAGGGTTGTTTTTCCCATGGCTGACGGTTCCCTCAAGCGGGTGCTGCCCTCCCGTCTCGGGGAGGTGGAAACGGTCTATGCCATGACCGTTCATAAATCCCAGGGGTCTGAGTTCGACCACACGGCTTTGGTACTGCCTGACACCATGAGTCCTGTGCTGACCCGGGAACTTGTCTATACGGGCATCACCCGTGCCCGTTCCTGGTTTACCCTGGTCGGCGCCCATGACAATATCCTGTCATCTGCTGTTGGGCAGCGCACCCACAGGGCCTCTGGCCTTGGTGATCTGATCCGTTAA